In a genomic window of Flavobacteriales bacterium:
- the folD gene encoding bifunctional methylenetetrahydrofolate dehydrogenase/methenyltetrahydrofolate cyclohydrolase FolD, which translates to MSEVATYQLLDGRACSDALKQRIAQEAAEVLAKRGRAPHLAAVLVGDDGASRTYVEAKVKACEAVGFKSSLIRLPASTTQQELIKQVQALNADADLDGFIVQLPLPDHLDADAVTLAIDPAKDVDGFHPVSLGNMVLGHEGFLPATPSGIVELLRHYRIATSGKHCVVVGRSNIVGTPMSILMSRNSDPGNCTVTLAHSRTRDLAAVTREADILIVAAGKPGLIGAAMVKQGAVVVDVGIHRVDDPSRKSGFRLLGDVRFEEVAPKCAWITPVPGGVGPMTIASLLLNTLKAAKR; encoded by the coding sequence ATGAGTGAAGTGGCCACCTACCAACTGCTCGATGGCCGTGCCTGCTCCGATGCGCTGAAGCAGCGGATCGCGCAAGAAGCCGCGGAAGTGCTGGCCAAGCGAGGCCGTGCGCCGCATCTGGCGGCCGTGCTCGTGGGCGATGATGGCGCGAGCCGCACTTATGTGGAAGCGAAGGTGAAGGCTTGTGAAGCGGTGGGCTTCAAGAGCTCCTTGATCCGCCTGCCGGCATCCACCACGCAGCAGGAACTCATCAAGCAGGTGCAGGCGCTCAACGCCGACGCTGATCTCGACGGCTTCATCGTGCAGCTGCCCTTGCCTGATCACCTCGATGCCGATGCGGTCACCCTGGCGATCGACCCCGCCAAGGATGTCGACGGTTTCCACCCGGTGAGCCTGGGCAACATGGTGCTGGGGCACGAGGGTTTCCTGCCCGCCACGCCCAGCGGCATCGTGGAGCTGCTGCGCCATTACCGCATCGCCACCAGCGGCAAGCACTGCGTGGTGGTGGGCCGCAGCAACATCGTGGGCACGCCCATGAGCATCCTCATGAGCCGCAACAGCGATCCCGGCAATTGCACGGTGACCCTGGCGCACAGCCGCACGCGCGACTTGGCCGCCGTGACGCGCGAGGCCGATATCCTCATCGTGGCTGCGGGCAAACCGGGGCTCATCGGTGCGGCCATGGTGAAGCAAGGCGCCGTGGTGGTCGATGTCGGCATCCACCGCGTCGACGACCCTTCGCGCAAGAGCGGATTCCGGCTCTTGGGCGATGTGCGTTTCGAGGAAGTGGCGCCCAAGTGCGCGTGGATCACGCCCGTGCCCGGCGGCGTGGGGCCCATGACCATCGCCAGCCTGCTGCTCAACACGCTCAAGGCGGCGAAGCGCTGA
- a CDS encoding glycosyltransferase family 39 protein — translation MSASGYHEPSRPSSRSRSGLRHRSRGRAKRKEREQGSAWHWFKHDLREAIGRYSKQTSAAHKRFAALLILVGAALRAWLLSEPVTIDEASMYVSFGTQSFTAILTDYSLPINHVLHTMLVKVSTSLFGLSTFSLRIPAFLAGVLAMPLFYMLTRSLFNRYIALMTLAMVAGCPPLIELSALALGYSLSWCAFLAALLVARHLVRENNPWSAAIMGLCLAVGMWSVTTTVFTAAMAFLWVLFTLMGKYQRSLNERLTMLGLAVVVFMLSTALLYMPVVIEHGVDGLFIHQSEGEDTWATFSAGYADRVIDFWMFAADPSYDWLLLLGFCGVMHATYVSGKFRAIIFSLLLGAVPLAIALQEDGPAYLWAYMLFFFCMGSAIALFYLLKLIQEKLVKSMGKRSRTAWASVALLAVYASGLGEAKARMGHQAETRPGAALIIASMRADDRLCFDARWERIVSFELLAQGMPMERLHQIISYKGEMPVGSTLWLALGKRGGPSPPEAISRCGLQAGNYDQPVLYKEWPRLEIFAARKR, via the coding sequence GTGAGCGCTTCCGGATACCACGAGCCCAGCAGGCCCAGCAGCAGGAGCCGTTCAGGCCTCCGCCATCGATCGCGCGGCCGCGCGAAGCGCAAGGAACGCGAGCAAGGCTCGGCCTGGCATTGGTTCAAGCACGACCTGCGCGAAGCGATCGGCCGGTACAGCAAGCAGACCTCTGCCGCGCACAAGCGGTTCGCCGCGTTGCTGATCCTGGTGGGCGCGGCCTTGCGTGCCTGGCTCTTGAGCGAACCGGTGACGATCGATGAGGCCAGCATGTACGTCTCCTTCGGGACGCAATCGTTCACGGCCATCCTCACCGACTACAGCCTGCCGATCAACCACGTGCTGCACACCATGCTGGTGAAGGTGAGCACGAGCCTGTTCGGCCTGAGCACCTTCAGCCTGCGCATCCCGGCCTTCCTTGCCGGGGTGCTGGCCATGCCGCTGTTCTACATGCTCACCCGAAGCCTGTTCAACCGGTACATCGCGCTCATGACCCTTGCGATGGTGGCCGGCTGCCCGCCGCTGATCGAGCTGAGCGCCCTGGCCTTGGGCTACAGCCTCTCGTGGTGCGCCTTCCTTGCTGCCCTGCTCGTGGCGCGGCACCTGGTGCGCGAGAACAATCCATGGAGCGCGGCCATCATGGGCCTCTGCCTCGCGGTGGGCATGTGGAGCGTGACCACCACGGTGTTCACCGCCGCCATGGCCTTCCTCTGGGTGCTCTTCACGCTCATGGGCAAGTACCAGCGGTCATTGAACGAGCGCTTGACCATGCTCGGCCTCGCGGTGGTGGTCTTCATGCTGTCCACCGCGCTCCTGTACATGCCGGTGGTGATCGAGCATGGGGTCGATGGGCTCTTCATCCACCAGAGCGAAGGCGAGGACACCTGGGCGACCTTCAGTGCCGGCTATGCCGATCGCGTGATCGACTTCTGGATGTTCGCTGCCGACCCTTCCTACGATTGGCTGCTGCTCCTGGGCTTCTGCGGGGTGATGCACGCCACCTATGTCTCCGGCAAGTTCAGGGCGATCATCTTCTCCCTATTGCTGGGCGCCGTGCCGCTCGCCATCGCGCTCCAGGAGGATGGCCCGGCCTACCTGTGGGCGTACATGCTGTTCTTCTTCTGCATGGGCTCGGCCATCGCGCTCTTCTACCTGCTGAAGCTGATCCAGGAGAAACTGGTGAAGAGCATGGGCAAGCGCAGCCGGACCGCATGGGCCTCGGTGGCGCTCCTGGCCGTGTATGCCTCCGGTCTCGGCGAGGCCAAGGCCCGGATGGGCCATCAAGCGGAGACCCGGCCGGGGGCTGCACTGATCATCGCCAGCATGAGGGCCGACGACCGGCTCTGCTTCGATGCCCGCTGGGAGCGCATCGTCAGCTTCGAGTTGCTGGCGCAAGGCATGCCGATGGAGCGCTTGCATCAGATCATCTCCTACAAAGGGGAGATGCCCGTTGGCTCCACGCTGTGGCTGGCCTTGGGCAAGCGCGGCGGCCCCAGCCCCCCGGAGGCCATCTCCCGGTGCGGCTTGCAGGCCGGCAACTACGATCAGCCGGTGCTCTACAAAGAGTGGCCGCGATTGGAGATATTCGCGGCCCGAAAGCGCTAG
- the ettA gene encoding energy-dependent translational throttle protein EttA produces MSEEGRQIIFNMVKVGKTLPSGKKILNDIYLGFYYGAKIGILGLNGSGKSTLMRIIAGKDKNHDGDVHLSPGYTIGHLEQEPELDESKTVIEIVREGVQPIMDLLKEYEEVNNKFADEDVLADPDKMDKLIARQGVLQDKIEASDAWNIDQKLEVAMDALRCPEGDSSIKVLSGGERRRVALCRLLLQQPDILLLDEPTNHLDAESVAWLELHLQQYKGTVIAITHDRYFLDNVAGWILELDRGEGIPYKGNYTSWLEQKTARMAQEEKTESKRQRVLKQELEWVRSNASARRTKSKARLQNYDKMQSESVKEKEAKLEIFIPNGPRLGDKVIEFKGVSKGYGDRLLIDNLSFALPPAGIVGIIGPNGAGKTTLFRMVMGLEKPDSGSIAIGETVQMAYVDQSHKDLVADKTVYEVLTGGLENITFGNVVMNSRAYLSRFNFSGTDQNKKVGILSGGERNRLHLAMTVKQSSNVLLLDEPTNDLDVNTLRALEEAIQDYSGCAVIISHDRWFLDRVCTHILAFEGDSQVYWFEGGFSEYEENHKKRLGGDIVPHRMKYRKLVRG; encoded by the coding sequence ATGTCCGAAGAAGGCCGCCAGATAATCTTCAATATGGTGAAGGTGGGCAAGACCCTGCCCTCCGGCAAGAAGATCCTCAACGACATCTACCTCGGCTTCTACTACGGCGCCAAGATCGGGATCCTCGGTCTCAACGGCAGCGGTAAGTCCACGCTCATGCGCATCATCGCGGGCAAGGACAAGAACCACGACGGCGATGTGCACCTCAGCCCCGGCTACACCATCGGCCATCTGGAGCAGGAGCCGGAGCTCGATGAGAGCAAGACCGTGATCGAGATCGTGCGCGAAGGCGTGCAGCCCATCATGGACCTGCTGAAGGAGTACGAGGAGGTGAACAACAAGTTCGCCGATGAGGACGTGCTGGCCGATCCCGACAAGATGGACAAGCTCATCGCGCGGCAGGGCGTGCTGCAGGACAAGATCGAGGCGAGCGATGCCTGGAACATCGACCAGAAGCTCGAAGTGGCCATGGATGCGCTGCGCTGCCCCGAGGGCGATTCGTCCATCAAGGTGCTCAGCGGCGGTGAGCGCCGTCGCGTGGCGCTGTGCCGCCTGCTCTTGCAGCAGCCGGACATCCTCCTGCTCGACGAGCCCACCAACCACTTGGATGCCGAGAGCGTGGCGTGGCTCGAGCTGCACTTGCAGCAGTACAAAGGCACCGTCATCGCCATCACCCACGACCGCTACTTCCTCGACAATGTGGCAGGCTGGATCCTCGAATTGGATCGGGGGGAAGGCATCCCGTACAAGGGCAACTACACCAGCTGGCTGGAGCAGAAGACCGCCCGCATGGCGCAGGAGGAGAAGACCGAGAGCAAGCGCCAGCGCGTGCTGAAGCAGGAATTGGAATGGGTGCGCAGCAACGCCAGCGCGCGCCGCACCAAGAGCAAGGCGCGTCTGCAGAACTACGATAAGATGCAGAGCGAGAGCGTGAAGGAGAAGGAGGCGAAGCTGGAGATCTTCATCCCCAACGGCCCGCGCCTCGGCGACAAGGTGATCGAGTTCAAGGGCGTGAGCAAGGGCTACGGCGACCGCCTGCTCATCGACAACCTCAGCTTCGCGCTGCCGCCCGCCGGCATCGTGGGCATCATCGGTCCCAACGGCGCCGGTAAGACCACGCTCTTCCGCATGGTGATGGGCCTGGAGAAGCCCGATAGCGGCAGCATTGCCATCGGCGAGACCGTGCAGATGGCCTACGTGGACCAGAGCCACAAGGACCTGGTGGCCGACAAGACCGTGTACGAGGTGCTCACCGGCGGCCTCGAGAACATCACCTTCGGCAACGTGGTGATGAACTCACGCGCCTACCTCAGCCGCTTCAACTTCAGCGGCACCGACCAGAACAAGAAAGTGGGCATCCTCTCCGGCGGCGAGCGGAACCGCCTCCACCTGGCCATGACCGTGAAGCAGAGCAGCAACGTGCTGCTGCTTGACGAACCGACCAACGACCTCGACGTGAACACGCTGCGCGCGCTCGAAGAGGCCATCCAGGATTACAGCGGCTGCGCCGTCATCATCAGCCACGACCGCTGGTTCCTCGACCGCGTGTGCACCCACATCCTCGCCTTCGAAGGCGACAGCCAGGTCTACTGGTTCGAGGGCGGCTTCAGCGAATACGAGGAGAACCACAAGAAGCGGCTGGGCGGTGATATCGTGCCGCATAGGATGAAGTACCGGAAGCTGGTGCGGGGGTAA
- a CDS encoding choice-of-anchor B family protein: protein MRSLTFLFVGLTAFTRAQTPCVNGFAGPYPCSNIDLMAQLSLTQLGTNTNIADLWGWTDPLTDKEYAIVGGRTGTSFVDISLATAPELIGFLPSHNNVASLWRDVDTHGNWCFIGSEAAGHGLQVFDLTRLRDVTNPPETFAADARFGGFGNSHSIFVDKTEPYVYAVGSNIASGGLVVVNVSNPLAPTLAGTFPFEGYIHENTVFDYIGPDTDHLGKRISFNFHINANDRVTIVDVTDKSDMALISTTPPYTSPSLCHQGWLTEDHRYLLMNDEGDESSYTYNTRTHIYDVQDLDEPEYLGYFSGPNPSIDHNLYVHRNLVWEANYTSGLHVLDAANVGNGQLSLSAWFDTYPANNGKTYSGAWGNYPYFGSGNIIISSFGEGLFIVKPRLSLRVRAMLEGPYDADTGLMHDSLRVKGLLPFTEPYTALGYAHAGGGAETTSPAALAINGPDAIVDWVVLELRDPADPSVVLASRSALIQRDGDIVGTDGASPVQFSLKPGPYHVAVHHRNHLGVMTAAALEVSVALRSCDLSDGSTALYGISATKPMGPVNPLWAGDCQRDGVLRYTGEDNDRDPILTAIGGSTPTATATGYLGTDTNMDGTVRYTGTGNDRDPILVNIGGNVPTATRNQQLP, encoded by the coding sequence ATGCGCTCACTCACATTCCTCTTCGTCGGCTTGACGGCTTTCACTCGCGCGCAGACCCCCTGCGTGAACGGGTTCGCAGGGCCCTACCCGTGCAGCAACATCGACCTGATGGCGCAGCTGTCCTTGACCCAATTGGGCACCAATACCAACATCGCCGACCTCTGGGGATGGACCGATCCGCTCACGGATAAGGAGTACGCCATCGTGGGCGGCCGCACGGGCACCAGTTTCGTGGACATCAGCCTCGCCACCGCCCCGGAGCTCATCGGCTTCCTGCCCTCGCACAACAACGTGGCCTCACTCTGGCGCGATGTGGATACGCACGGCAATTGGTGCTTCATCGGCAGCGAGGCGGCCGGGCATGGCTTGCAGGTCTTCGACCTCACGCGGCTGCGCGATGTGACCAACCCGCCGGAGACCTTCGCCGCCGATGCACGCTTCGGGGGCTTCGGCAACAGCCACTCCATCTTCGTGGATAAGACCGAGCCCTACGTGTACGCCGTGGGCAGCAACATCGCCAGCGGCGGACTGGTGGTGGTGAACGTGAGCAATCCGCTGGCACCGACCCTCGCAGGCACCTTCCCCTTCGAGGGCTACATCCACGAGAACACCGTGTTCGACTACATCGGGCCGGACACCGATCACTTGGGCAAGCGCATCAGCTTCAATTTCCACATCAATGCCAACGACCGCGTGACCATCGTTGACGTGACCGATAAGAGCGACATGGCCCTGATCAGCACCACGCCGCCCTACACCAGTCCCAGCCTTTGCCACCAAGGCTGGCTCACCGAGGACCACCGCTACCTGCTGATGAACGACGAGGGCGACGAGAGCTCGTACACCTACAACACCCGCACCCACATCTACGACGTGCAGGACCTCGACGAACCCGAGTACCTGGGCTACTTCAGCGGGCCGAACCCGAGCATCGACCACAACCTGTACGTGCACCGGAACCTGGTGTGGGAAGCCAACTACACCAGCGGCCTCCACGTGCTCGACGCGGCGAACGTGGGCAACGGGCAATTGAGCCTGTCCGCCTGGTTCGATACCTATCCGGCGAACAACGGGAAGACGTACAGCGGCGCGTGGGGCAACTACCCCTACTTCGGGAGCGGCAACATCATCATCAGCAGCTTTGGCGAAGGGCTCTTCATCGTGAAGCCGCGGCTCTCCCTTCGCGTAAGGGCCATGCTCGAAGGGCCCTACGATGCGGATACGGGCCTGATGCACGACTCGCTCCGCGTGAAGGGACTGCTGCCCTTCACCGAGCCCTACACCGCGCTCGGCTATGCGCACGCGGGCGGCGGCGCGGAGACCACCTCACCCGCCGCGCTGGCCATCAATGGCCCGGACGCGATCGTGGATTGGGTGGTGCTGGAACTGCGCGATCCCGCCGACCCTTCGGTCGTGCTGGCCTCCCGCAGCGCATTGATCCAGCGCGATGGCGACATCGTAGGCACCGACGGCGCCTCTCCGGTGCAATTCAGCCTGAAGCCCGGGCCCTACCATGTGGCCGTGCACCATCGCAATCACTTGGGGGTGATGACCGCAGCAGCCCTGGAAGTGAGCGTGGCCCTGCGCAGCTGCGACCTCAGCGATGGAAGCACCGCGCTCTACGGCATTTCGGCCACCAAGCCCATGGGTCCGGTGAATCCGCTCTGGGCAGGCGATTGCCAGCGCGATGGCGTGTTGCGCTACACCGGCGAGGACAATGACCGCGACCCGATCCTGACCGCCATCGGCGGAAGCACGCCAACGGCAACGGCCACCGGCTACCTGGGAACCGATACCAACATGGACGGCACCGTGCGATACACCGGCACCGGCAACGACCGCGACCCCATCCTGGTGAACATCGGCGGCAACGTGCCCACCGCCACGCGCAACCAGCAATTGCCGTGA